From Phalacrocorax carbo chromosome 25, bPhaCar2.1, whole genome shotgun sequence:
CCACCCCCGGCCGCGagggcacccgtgggtgccaCGGCCCTGCCACGCCGTGGCCCCGCTGCACCTCCCGACCCGGCTGCAGGGGGTCCGGCGGGGCCCCCAGGCACGACCCCTATAgcggggaggggctggggtgtGGCGGggagcccagcctggccccCTGTGCCCGGGGTCGGGGGGAAGTGTCTCGTGTTgggatttctgcttttaaacGACCcgtaaaaagattttttttttaattacaaaaattatatattttatatatatttatatatatatatatatattagctTAGGTGGGCCCCGGCAGGCTGCCTGCCTCGCCAGCTGCCCCCCGGCCCACGCCCCCCCTCAGCCTCCGCCTGAGGTAAGAAAAAATTCACAAACctaaattggggggggggggggggggggaaggtgatAAAACCATTCCTGGGTGCCCCCgccacagccctgccccccGCCAAGCCGGGACCCCCGGCCACCACCCggccccccgccagcccccgcTGCAGCCTGGCCCCTCCCCGGGAGCAGAAGGGTGCGGTTGGGGGGTGCAGCCCCCCAAAGTGCTGctgccggggggccggggcagtAGTGCAGTGGGGGCTGTGCAAGGTCCGGGGGGGGCAcccgctgcccccccaccccccccgccagcGCCTCCGGGGCCATTGCAACTCCTGACGGACACGACAAATAAACCCACGAGGacgagggggaaaaaaaaaaaacaaaccaacaaaaaaaaggacaacGGAAaaggtgggggtgtgtgtgtgggggggcaGCCACAGCGGGTCCTCATGACCCCCCCCGCAGCGTCCCGCAGCGCCCACCGTCCGCCAGCGCTTGGCACAAAATCGTCTCCTCTCAGCccaaaaaagacagagaaaaaccAAAGCCCCAAATCTGGCCCCGAATttaggggggctgggggtggggggccacCCCAGCCAGGGCATACCCAGAGGCCAGCAGGCTGGGGGGAGTCCACCAGTCCTGCGCCCCCATAGGCTGGGGCCCCCCCTGCCACCGCTgtgccccccatgccccccgCTCTGCTATGTGGGGGTCctggcccccccagcccccccgccgcTGCCTGGCCAAAAGTGCATGTGGCCGTGGCCCCCCCGGCCGGGGCAGCCTCTCCCTGTGCAGCCCAgagccccctcctctcctctcctctcctctcctctcctcctctcctctcctctcctctgctcttcctcctcctcctcctcctcctcctcttcctcctcctcctcctcctctctccttccaaaGTGCAGTTAGTTTAATATTTTAGCCTCTCAGGGAGGGaaataaatgcttaaaaaataataatctaagAAGAGAAGGACAATAAAGGAAACGCTCGACCGTCGGGGCCCTTCCCtgtgcaaacaaacaaaattcgTCAAGTcctggggcgcgggggggcggcgggggggcgcggccGCGGGGGGCACAGCGGGACCCCCACCCTGGGCGCATCATCCCCCCGCCCTCACCCCTGGGCGGGGGGCAGGGATAAGAAaaatttggggggtggggggcagagcgaagtggggggggagggtggggggcaTGAGGGGGTGGCAGCCCTACACCTCCTGGTCCTCGAAGACCTCGAGGAAGAGGGGGGGGAAGAGCTCGGTGGGACACTCCACCTTCATGTGCAGGAAGCGGCTGGCGTGGCAGGCGCCGATCATCCGCAGATCCGTCACCTTCATCAGCAGCTTGGGCCAGAAGTGGGGAATGTTGTGTTTGCGGTAGTTGATGTAGTGCTCGAAGGCCAGCAGGTACGTCTCCTGGCACTTCTCGATCTTCTCCACGCAGATCAGCCCCGTCCGGTCTGCAGGCACAGAGCATCCAGCGTCCGGGGGGGGCTCACCCTCCCGCAAGGCTGCACACCCCAGATGCCCCCCTTGGGTGTTGGGATGCCCGCCCCGGAGACCCCCTTCAGCCTGGCACAGCTCTCCAGGACATCGAGGCGCTCACCCCATGCACCCCGTGCTCCTGGGTGCTGGGGATTAGGGTGCCCACCCCATCCCATGCTCCTGCCCGCTGGCGATTAGGGTGCCCACCCCACGGACccccaggaggctgcagcactggggattaGGGTGCCCACCCCATGCTCCTGCCCACTGGGGATTAGGGTGTGCACCCCTTGCACCCCTCCCAGCCCGGCACAGCTCCCCAGGGCGGTGGGAATTTGGGTGctcaccccacatccccccagcacagcctgccacAGCTCCCCAGAGGCATTTGGGGCccaccccaggcacccccagctcccagggcagcGGGCATTTCAGTGCCCACCCTGGGAGCTCCCGGCCATGCCCACCTCCGAGGGCTCACGGCATCAAGGTGCTCAACCCCATGCACCCTGTGGCACTGGGGTGCCCACCCCATATCCCCCCAAAGCCAGTGGGGCAAAGTTTCCCCAGGGTGTCCACCCAAAGCACCCCCAAGATGCTGGGACTCTGGGCATTGGGGTGCCCACCTAAAGCACCCCCAAGATGCTCTGGGCATTGGGGTGCCCACCCAAAGAACCCCCAAGATGCTGGGGCTCTGGGCATTGGGGTGCCCACCCAAAGCACCCCCAAGAGGCTCTAGGCATTGGGGTGCCCACTCAAAGCACCCCCAAGAGGCTGGGGCTCTGGGCATTGGGGTGCCCACCTAAAGCACCCCCAAGATGCTGGGGGCTCTGGGCATTGGGGTGCCCACCTAAAGCACCCCCAAGAGGCTCTGGGCATTGGGGTACCCACCCAAAGCACCCCCAAGATGCTGGGGGCTCTGCGCATTGGGGTGCCCACTCAAAGCACCCCCAAGAGGCTCTGGGCATTGGGGTGCCCACCCAAAGCACCCCCAAGATGCTGGGGGCTCTGGGCATTGGGGTGCCCACCCAAAGTGCCCTCAAGATGCTGGGGGCTCTGGGCATTGGGGTGCCCACCTAAAGCACCCCCAAGAGGCTCTGGGCATTGGGGTACCCACCCAAAGCACCCCCAAGATGCTGGGACTCTGGGCATTGGGGTGCCCACCCAAAGCGCCCCCAAGATGCTGGGGGCTCTGGGCATTGTGGTGCCTACCCATGTACCCCATAGCTCCCCAGGCACTGGGGTGCCCACCCCATCCCGCCCCGTCAGCCCCGGGGGTGAACACTGATGCCGCTACCTGAGGACAtgagcagcacagcctggagcAGGGCCACCTCGGTGTCATCCAGGTTGAAGGCAGAGAGGGACTTGCCCAGGTCGAAGATGGCATCGGAGACGACGCCGAGGCCGCCGTTCTTGAGCTGCTCCCGCTTGACGGCCATCTCCCCGCTGAGCGTCAGCGTCTCGCTCTCGGGGTCGTAGCGCACGGCCGCCCGCAGCGACATGATCTCCATGCAGCAGCCCTTCAGCAGGATGATCTGGTCTTCGCAAGGCAGCTGAGGGGGAGATGGCATCAGCGATGGGGGGGGTGAATTGCTgcggccccggccctgccgccCCACCTCCCGCCTCCCTCCTTACCTCCGAAAACATGGGCAGTTTTTTGGCAAAGTCGACCACGCGGGTGATGGCCGGGGTGATGATTTTTGTAAACTCGCTGAACGCCTCCAGGTCGACTTTGTCCCCGTCAGGCATGGAGGCCATGGGCGACTGGCCGATGTCCTCGGGCTGCGGGGATGGAcggtggggttggggggtgcgGTGGGACCCTGTCCGCCCCCCCTGCCCTCCCGGGACTCCCATTGCGATGCGGGGGAAACCGAGGCAGCGCTGGGTGCggggcagcagccaggagagggAGCTGTGTGCCAGCGCcgccacagggacagggacagggccACCCCGCAGGGCACAGCTGTCCCCTTCGGTCACCGCTCACCCCTTAACCCTTCTGGTGGTGACATGCTCAAGGACACCGGGCGACGTCCCGAACCCCCGGCTCCGACCGCCCCCCTGGTGCAGGGGCACCATGAGTGCTGCCTGCCATGCATGCACCGAGCGTGTGGGTGCTCAGCCACCACCAGCCAGGGTGGGGGGCCGGGATGGTGCtgggctcccccccccccgccccgtgcccTCACCAGGAATTTCCGCTTCTGCTTCCAGTGGCTGCCCTGGGCGTTGGTGCTGCGGTGGGCCTCTGTCACCACGTGGATCAGCTCCCACTCCTCCGCGCTGGGGTTGGGGCGATGCTGCAGCGACTTGATCATCTCCTCCTTCCGCCGCCGCTCTCGGTTCTCCTCGATCAGCTTCCGCTTCGCTACCCGCTTCGAGTCATCCAGCACCACTGCCGGGAGCCCCCcgtcagccagcaccccccgACCCCCTCGCCGTGCCATGTCGGGCATCCCAACCCGCTCCTGTGGCGTGGCACCCCGTGTCTGACACCTCACCCTGGTCCTGATGCTGCACCAGGCACCTTGCCCAACCCCACGGCACCACCAGCCGTGCCGGGACCCCAAACtaccccctccccgtgccccccgcACTCACGGTCCATGGCCATGCCCACGGAGATGCACTTTTTGAAGCGGCAGAGCTGGCACTGGTTGCGGGTGATCTTGTCGATGACGCAGCAGCCATCGTACTTGCAGGAGTAGGTGGGGTGCAGGTTCTTCTGGATGGTCCGACGGAAaaatccctgggggcagcaggcaggagggacaCGGTGAGCCACGGTGAGCCCCCCTATCcgccccctgcccgccccctgCCCTCTCACCTTGCAGCCCTCGCAGGTGATGCAGCGGTAGTGGTAGCCGGTGGCTTTGTCCCCGCACACCACGCACTGTTCATCTTTGTCCAGGTAACTAGGGATGTACCCTGTGGGGTGCCATGCGTCAGGGACCCGCGGCGCACCCCAATGCCACCACcgcgccccccagccctgccactgcTTCCCGCCCCGCTGCAGGCGGCCCCAGCAAGGGAAGGGTTAAAGgctgggggcctgggggggctgcCCGAGCCCCCCGCAGCAATAAAGCTCCCATTATCCGGCTCCCCAGCCGTCTGCGGGGGGgcgtccctgtcccccccagcACACAATGGCCCACTGTCCCCGCTATTGTCCGGGGtcccccagcctggcagctgggGGACCCAGCCCCCCAAGCCCCACCATCACTGGCCtcatggggaaactgaggcacagagcacCTACCCGGTCCCCAGCACCCGGGatccccgcgcccccccaggGACGGAGCAAACCCAGGTGTGGGGACCCCACGAGCCCACCCTGGCGCCCTGCGGGGGCTGAATACCGGGGGGCCCCAGGTCCTTCCcccccagagcagggaggggtGCAGAGGGATGGGCTGGCACCCGGACGCCCGGGTCCCTGCACTGgcccctcctcccgcccggcagGATCCCGCCGGCACCGGCCGCTCCCCGCTGGGGaatggggcagggctggggggcagcgccCGGCCGGGCCCCCCTTATCTcccaccccagggtgctgcCGGCCCCGATAGCGCCGCCCTGGCCCGACCCATGGTCacggggagcagagggggacgGGCACCCTGTGGGGacgtggggtgctggggaccctgTGGGACCCAGCGGGGATGTGGGGTGgcggggggtgagggggacaCCAGGAGAGTGGGGTGCCCGTGGGACCCTGGGGTGCCTGGCAAGGACCTGGGTTTCCCGGAGGACCCCAGGGTGCCCACCAGGGATGTGGGGTGACCATGGGACCCTGGGGGACCCAGAAGAGACATGGGGTTCCCAGGGGACCCCAGGGTGCTCACCATGGACGTGGGGAGCCTACGGGACACAGGCAGGAAGAGCCTGAAGAGGATGTGGGGCGTCCAGGGGAcccagggctgcctggcagggtcacagggcacccaggggtgcccagcagtgccggggggtgccgggggtcccagggggagCCCGTACCTGACATGCTGCTCTTCACCAAACATTGGCTGCTCTTTCTTTTGCGCTTGCCATCCAGCCACCTGCGGGAGGGGGCCAGGCTGGGACggtgccccccggccccccgcgccccagccccccgcccacCCGCAGCTGGGAGGTGGGCACCCCTCAACCGGGGCTCCCGGGGGTCCGGGCAGGGGCGATGTCACCATGTGTGGGGTCTGGCACTGGGGTGCCAGGGGCACGGACCCATGGGTGCAGGGTGAcgtgggggggccctggggacccccccgacACAGGACACTGAGGGGCTGAGCTGGAGGAGGGGGGGAtatcgggggggtgggggaaggggaaggggggagtgGAAGGGAAAGGGTGgcgggtgggggaggggaagggaaggggtggagg
This genomic window contains:
- the THRA gene encoding thyroid hormone receptor alpha, producing MEQKPSTLDPLSEPEDTRWLDGKRKRKSSQCLVKSSMSGYIPSYLDKDEQCVVCGDKATGYHYRCITCEGCKGFFRRTIQKNLHPTYSCKYDGCCVIDKITRNQCQLCRFKKCISVGMAMDLVLDDSKRVAKRKLIEENRERRRKEEMIKSLQHRPNPSAEEWELIHVVTEAHRSTNAQGSHWKQKRKFLPEDIGQSPMASMPDGDKVDLEAFSEFTKIITPAITRVVDFAKKLPMFSELPCEDQIILLKGCCMEIMSLRAAVRYDPESETLTLSGEMAVKREQLKNGGLGVVSDAIFDLGKSLSAFNLDDTEVALLQAVLLMSSDRTGLICVEKIEKCQETYLLAFEHYINYRKHNIPHFWPKLLMKVTDLRMIGACHASRFLHMKVECPTELFPPLFLEVFEDQEV